In the Ipomoea triloba cultivar NCNSP0323 chromosome 6, ASM357664v1 genome, one interval contains:
- the LOC116023311 gene encoding uncharacterized acetyltransferase At3g50280-like, translating into MDPPPPHPTVQFISECYITPKPSSEAPKKPVHFSVWDLAMLSVHYIQKGLLFVKPPSFDLTSFLHSLKHSLSLTLVHFYPLAGRLSTAKGEDGAGYTVFIDCENSSGARFVQASVDLTVADILSPRDVPRIVQSFFDHDRAINHDGHGRSLLTIQVTELRDGVFLGCSMNHMVGDGTSFWNFLNTFSEIFRVNNHQNPISRQPIHDRWFPENHGPVLNLPFTHHDQFISRHEAPPLRERVFHFSPESLAKLKARANQECNATNSKISAEFGPSSLQSLSAHVWRCITRARNFPATTITNCRMSINNRSRLNPPLSNHYFGNCAQTVRGTAAAGELLEHGLGWAAWKLHRAVASHDDAVIREWVNTWFESAFVYQLGDFFDPCSVMMGSSPRFNMYGVEFGLGKAVAIRSGYANKFDGKVSLYPGIEGGGSMDLEICLSPQSMGALESDMEFMDTVG; encoded by the exons ATggatcctcctcctcctcatcctACGGTTCAGTTCATCTCAGAATGCTACATCACCCCAAAACCCAGCTCAGAAGCACCCAAAAAACCTGTCCATTTCTCAGTATGGGATTTAGCTATGCTCTCCGTTCACTACATCCAAAAAGGCCTCTTGTTTGTCAAGCCTCCATCTTTTGACCTTACCAGTTTCTTGCACAGCCTCAAGCACTCCCTTTCCCTAACACTGGTCCATTTTTACCCGTTGGCAGGCCGCCTTTCGACTGCCAAGGGAGAAGATGGCGCTGGGTATACAGTCTTCATCGACTGCGAAAACAGCTCCGGAGCCAGATTTGTGCAGGCTTCTGTTGATCTCACCGTTGCTGATATCCTCTCTCCCAGGGATGTACCACGGATTGTCCAATCTTTCTTTGACCATGACAG AGCTATTAACCATGACGGTCACGGGAGATCCTTGTTGACCATCCAGGTTACAGAGCTGAGAGACGGCGTTTTCCTAGGATGTTCCATGAACCACATGGTGGGTGACGGGACATCTTTCTGGAATTTCTTAAACACGTTCTCTGAAATATTCAGAGTTAATAATCATCAGAACCCCATCTCCCGGCAACCAATTCACGATCGTTGGTTCCCTGAAAATCACGGCCCGGTTCTCAATCTTCCGTTTACCCACCACGATCAGTTCATCAGCCGTCACGAGGCGCCGCCCCTGAGGGAAAGAGTCTTCCATTTCTCGCCGGAATCTCTAGCCAAGCTCAAAGCCAGAGCCAATCAAGAATGCAACGCCACCAATTCCAAGATTTCagcagaatttg GACCCTCGTCTCTCCAATCACTCTCCGCTCATGTTTGGAGATGCATAACCAGAGCTCGAAATTTCCCGGCGACCACAATCACAAACTGCCGGATGTCTATAAACAACCGGTCCAGGCTAAACCCGCCACTCTCGAACCACTACTTCGGGAATTGCGCCCAGACCGTTAGGGGCACCGCAGCGGCGGGAGAACTTCTCGAGCATGGGCTGGGCTGGGCGGCGTGGAAACTGCACCGGGCAGTGGCGAGCCACGACGACGCGGTGATTCGCGAATGGGTTAACACATGGTTTGAATCGGCGTTCGTGTATCAGCTCGGGGACTTCTTTGATCCTTGTAGTGTAATGATGGGCAGCTCGCCCCGGTTTAATATGTACGGTGTGGAGTTTGGTCTGGGAAAAGCGGTGGCGATTCGAAGCGGATATGCTAATAAGTTCGACGGGAAGGTTTCACTGTACCCTGGGATTGAAGGTGGAGGGAGCATGGATCTTGAAATTTGTCTTTCGCCTCAGTCTATGGGAGCTCTAGAATCTGACATGGAGTTTATGGACACCGTGGGCTAA